The genomic window CCTTTGGCCGCTTCTCCTAAGCCATAGGCTTTGATATCGTCCCTGGTTTGTTGGACGGTTTGATGGAACCGTGAGAGTATCCAGCGATCTGATAATTCTAGTTTATCTATTTCAGGGGTTCCTAAACTTTGGGGGGTTTCTCCTTTGAGGTGCATCATGACAAACCGGGCTGCGTTCCAAAGTTTGTTAGCGAAATTTCGGGACGCTTCTACGGATTCGGATTCGTCGGTTTTGCGATCATATTGTAAGCTAATATCTTGACCTGCACCAGCCACTTCTTTAATTAGGGTATAACGCAGGGCATCAGTCCCATATTTTTCAATTAAGATTAAAGGATCAATACCATTATTAGAAGACTTCGACATTTTTTTGCCGTTTTCGTCCCTCACTAAGCCATGAATATAGACATCTTGGAAGGGCATTTTATCGGTAAAATAGCCAGCCATCATGGTCATTCTAGCGACCCAAAAGAAGATAATATCGAATCCTGTGACAAGGGTACTGGTGGGGTAATAGGTTTTTAAATCTTGCGTATTGTCAGGCCAGCCTAATGTTGAAAACGGCCATAAACCGGAGGAAAACCAAGTATCTAAGACATCAGGATCTTGTTCTAATTGAATAGTATCACCATAGTCTTTTTTTGCTTTTTCTAAGGCTTCTTGTTCTGAATGCGCCACAATAAAAGGGGTGTTATCGGTAATTTCTCCATTGGTTTCACTGATAACATACCATGCCGGAATTTGGTGACCCCACCATAATTGACGAGAAATACACCAATCTTTTAGTTTAACTAACCAATCTCGATAAACTTTTTTCCAGCGTTCAGGAACAAAATTAGGAGAATTATTTTCATCTAGAAACTTTAAAGCTTTTTGGGATAAGGGATCAATTTTGACAAACCATTGTGTGGATAATAAAGGTTCAACAGGAACTTTCCCCCTGTCACTATAAGGAACGGTATGATTATACTTTTCTGTTTTAATTAAAAAGCCATCTTCTTCTAACTTTTTAACAACATTTTTACGAGCAACATAACGATCTTGTCCTTCAAATATTCCTGCATTTTCGTTAAGTGTCCCATCTTTATTCATAATATTAATAAACGGCAGTTGATGACGGTTTCCCATCTCGAAATCATTGGGATCATGGGCAGGGGTTACTTTAACACAGCCGGTTCCAAATTCAGGATCAACTAATTCATCAGCAAAAATAGGGATTTCTCGCCCAACAATAGGTAAAGTTATGGTTTTTCCAATCAAATTTTTGTATCTTTCGTCATTAGGATTTACCGCTACTCCTGTATCTCCTAACATGGTTTCGGGTCGGGTGGTTGCCACTTCAACATGACCGCTACCGTCGCTTAAGGGATAACGAAAGTGCCATAAATGACCTTCTACCTCTTTACTTTCTACTTCTAAATCTGATACCGCAGACAAAGAAGCAGGACACCAATTAACTAAATAATTACCCCGATAAATTAATCCGGCTTCGTACAGTTTCACAAAGGCAGTTCTAACGGCTTTTGATAATCCTTCATCCAGGGTAAATCTTTCCCTTGACCAGTCCGCAGACAGTCCCATTTTTTTCAATTGATTAACAATTTTACCCCCAGATTCTTGCTTCCATTCCCAAGCTTTTTCTAAGAATTTTTCCCGTCCAATGTCATAACGGGTGATTCCTTCGGCCTTTAATTGGCGATCAAGTACAGTATGAACTGCTATACTGGCATGATCTGTTCCGGGGAGACAAAGGGTATTATAACCACACATCCGATGATACCGCACCAACACATCCATGAGGCAATCTTCAAACGCATGGCCCATGTGAAGACTTCCCGTAACGTTGGGGGGAGGAATGACAATACTATAGGTTTCTCCTTCCTTGCTGTTGTCTGCTTTAAAGACTTGATGGGTTTCCCATGCGTCTTGCCATTTGCTTTCTGTGGTTTTGGGGTCGTATTGGGTGGGTAGTTCGGGTATGGTTGCGGTCATGGACAATAAAAAGTGGGTGTGTTAATAGTTATCCTTGTTAAATTGTGCCATATCATCGGGGTTATGTTGAATTTAGAATGTTGAATTTAAAATTTAGAATTGAAATAGTTGATTAATATGAGTGTAATTAGTTTTAGTTATGCCATAATTATCAATAGAGTGAAGCTGAAAGATAGAGGGTTTAATAATTATGACACCGAATGTAAATATAGATAAGGCAACTCTGTATGAAGAGGATTTTTGTTTATGGTTAGAAACAACAGCAGAGTTATTAAAAAATCGTCAACTTGAGAACTTAGATTATGATAATTTAATTGAAGAAATAGAAACAATGGGAAGAAGTGAAAGAAACTCCCTCAAAAGTAATCTAGTTGTGGTCTTAATGCACTTATTGAAGTATAAATATCAACCTCAAAAACGTTCAAAAAGTTGGTTATCTTCTATTTTTGAACATCGCCGTCGTTTAATTGAAGCATTCAAAACGAGTCCAAGTTTAAAACGTTATTATCAGAAGGTTTTTGATGAATGTTATCAATATGCAGTGAGACAAGCCAGTATAGAAACAGGTTTACCGCTTGAAAAATTTCCCAATACAAGTCCTTTTACCACAGAAGAAACTATAGATTTTGATTTCTTACCACAGGATAATTAATTTTGACAGTGTAACTACTTAAGTATCAAAATGCGTATTTTCTCTGTGTTGATTTTGACTAGATTATGACATTATGGAAAATAATTAAATTATTCGGTAATTCAAATGTTAAATAGTTCTTTATCTCCTGCACAGGCTAAGATCGATTTAACTTTGTGGCAAGTAGAAGCTGATTCTATATCCAGTAATGAATTATATGTTTGGTTAGTTGATAGTGGATTACCTAGTGATGTCGCTTGTCGATTACATGAACTGATTAGCTTTACAAAAAGAGTCGGTAATAAAATCTTTAATATTGGCAAAATAGTCCTAATCAAGATTATTGACTTCGTAAAAGCTCATCCTTTTTTAGTTGCAGGAATGGGAATAGGTGCTGTTATCGGACAAGCAATAGCAACTTTAATAGTCCCAATTCCTTTTCTTGGTCAGTTATTGGCCCCAATAGCAGCAGTATTAGGAATCACTATTACATTAACTGGTGCAGTAATTGGTAATCGTTTAGATAAAAGATTTTCAGGAGTTGGGGATGATAAAGAATCTTCTTTGATGGAACTTTTACAGTTAATTGATGCTGTCAAAAATGGACAATTATCAGTTACAGAGGCTTATAAATTAGTAGAAAACCTACTAAAAAAGACTGATTAAATATTAAGTTTTTTTAGAATTATTGTACTATAATCGCTTGATGTTTTATCAATAATGATATCGACATTGAGCGATCAGAATTTCATTATTTTCTACAGCATAAACTAAACGATGTTCTTGATCAATACGACGTGACCAAAACCCAGACCAATTATATTTTAACGGTTCAGGGTTCCCCAGTCCATCAAAAGGATCACGTTTAATGTCTTCAATTAATTTATTGATACGTTTGATTATTTTTTTATCGGTTTGTTGCCAATATAAATAATCTTCCCAACCTTGTTCTGACCATTTTAAAATCATTCTTCAATTAAGTCTCTTTCTATTCCTTGTCCATTTCTTAGTTCTTGTATTGCTGTGTTTAATCTTTCTGCATTTTTCGGACTTTTTAATAAATAAGCGGTTTCTTTTTCTGATTCTATCTCACGCCATATTTCAATAGGAACAATAACCGCAACGGTTTGTCCTTGTTCGTTTGATACATACTGAATATCGGTTAAGTTCATGGCTTATTAATACTTTGATTCTATCACTTTGTATTTTATCAATAATGATATCGACAAGCAAGAATTCTGATCTTATGATCTAAAACTTGGTAAACTAAACGGTGTTCTTGATTAATTCTTCTTGACCAACAACCTGATAAATCATGTTTTAATTTTTCAGGTTTGCTAATACCTTCAAAGGGGTTACGTTGGACTTCTTGTATAAGTTTCATAATCTTTAAAGCTTGTTTACGATCATGTTTAACCCACCAAGCTAAGTCTTCAAAAGCATCAGCATCAAATTCCAAGTTTTTCACAGACTTCCTCTAATGTTATACCATCTTGACGGTTTTTAGCTTCTAAAAGACGCTGTTTCATCTTTGGACTTTTCAATAAGTAAGCGGTTTCTTTTTCTGATTCTATCTCACGCCATACTTCAATAGGAACAATAACCGCAACGGTTTGTCCTTGTTCGTCTGATACATACTGAATATTATTTGAGTTCATTGGTATTTAAGAGATGTGATAACTTCTTCTCTGGACTATTATAAAGCGATCGCCTGAAAGACTCCAATGGGGAAAAGTCTCATTGATACAAAAATCCCCTTATGATAGTAGAGTAAAGTATTCTCTAGTTTCTCAACCCAATCTGGTATGATTCTATGCGTCTCACCATTCAACCTTTTACGGTTCATAAACGTTTTCCTTTAACTATCAGTCGAGGAACCACAGCAAAAAATACTAATTTATGGATAAAAATAGAATCAGAAGGGATAGAAGGATGGGGAGAAGCCTCTCCTTTTTCTGTAGTCAAAGAAAGTAAAATAAATAGTGTTCAATTACAACAAGAATTAACTCGAATTATTCCTGAGTTAGAAAAATTTAATCCTTTACAAAGACAAGAAATAGAAACCGTTTTATTAGAAAATAATATTAAGTCTTCTCTTCGGGCTGCTATTGACACTGCTTTGTATGATTGGTTAGGAAAAAAGGTCAATTTACCCCTATGGAAACTGTGGGGATTAAAAGGCGATCGCTTGTTTTCTATTTCTGTTACCATTGGAATTAGTTCTCCAGATAAAGCAGTCGAAAGAGTGAGAAACTGGCTTAATTTTATGGAGGTTAAACTCTTAAAAATTAAGTTAGGATCTCCAGAGGGAATAGAAGCGGATAAAGCGATGATTTTAGCCATTCGCCAAGAAACTCCCCATCTTCCTTTAACGGTGGATGCTAATGGAGGATGGACATTAAAAGAAGCAATTTTGATGAGTGACTGGTTAGAAAAACAAAATGTTAAATATATAGAACAACCGTTAAATGTAGGGTATGAAGAAAATTTACCTCGTTTATATGAGCGATCGCCTTTACCGATTTTTGTCGATGAAAGTTGTTTTAATAGTGAAGATATTATCAAACTTTCTCCTTCCATTCATGGCATTAATATTAAACTGATGAAAGCAGGGGGAATAACTGAAGTGATGCGAATGATTTCTATCGCCAAAGCCTGTAAACTACAGATTATGTATGGTTGTTATTCGGATAGTAGTTTAGCCAATACTGCTATGACTCATTTAGCGACTTATGCTAATTATTTAGACCTAGATAGTCATTTAAACTTAATTGATGATCCCTTTCAAGGAGTAACCCTAAAAGACGGAAAATTAATGCTCAGTGATTTACCAGGATTAGGGGTAAACTGTAATCAGTAGTCAAAAAAAAGTATTTGTTATCATGATTTAGCAAAGAGTGAAAATGGTTGAATTATATCCTGTCAATTTTAGATTTTATGGTTCGTTAAATGATTTTTTACCGACTCAGCAAAAACAACAATCTTTTACTTATTGGGTAAAAGGAAATCCTTCTATTAAAGATACCATTGAAGCAGTTGGAATTCCTCATCCTGAAGTTGAATTAATATTAAATAATGGCAATATCATCGATTTTTCTTACGGGATCAAAAAAGAGGATTATATTACTGTATATCCTCATTTTTTCTCTTTACCTATCAACCAAGAAACATTACGAGAAACTTTAGAAATAAAACGATTTATCTTAGATGTTCATTTAGGCAAATTAGCCAAACAGATGAGATTATTAGGCTTTGATGTCATTTATGAAAATAATTATTCTGATGAAACTCTAGCAGACATTTCTCATCAACAACAACGTTATTTATTGACTCGTGATATTGCTTTATTGAAACGTTCTAAAGTAATTTATGGTTATTGGGTACGGGGCAAAAAGACCGAATCACAATTAATTGAAGTTCTCAATCGATTTGAATTATACTCAGAAATAACGCCTTTTAAACGTTGTATGCGATGTAATGGTTTAATTACTCCAGTGCATAAAGAAAACATAAAAGAACAGTTAGAACCGTTAACACAAGAACATTATCATGAATTCTATCAATGTACTGAATGTGAACAAGTTTATTGGAAAGGTTCCCATTATCCTAAATTAGAGAAATTTATTAGCAAACTAACATCTCGCACCTCTGAGAACGTGAGTTCGGTGTTAGGAGTTCGGCGGTCGGAGTTAGAATTTTTTTAACGAGGAAATCTGGGTTTGAGACTTCTTGTTGGTTGTCAGTTTTCCATAGATTCTCTTCCGTCGAACTCAGGTTCTGAGAAAACTAGCTAGTTAGAATAGGGAACGGAATTTTACCTTTAAAAAGTAGCAATCTATTGGAGATGGTGATAATCTTTGTTATTGCAACAAAGGCAACAATAAAGTAACAAAATAATAGACTAATGGGGCAGTAAAAACATAACTATCTGTTCGATCTAAAATACCGCCGTGTCCAGGAATTAATTGACCCGAATCTTTAACTCCGGCATCCCGTTTCATCATTGATTCAGTCAGATCACCCAATAAACTAACAATACCAATTAATACCCCTAAAATCATTCCGGTCACATACCAATAGGGCCATTCTAAATACCAAGCCCCGATTTCTCCAATGAGAATACTTCCCAACAACCCGAAAAACGCCCCTTCCACTGTTTTTTTAGGGCTAATATCAGATAAGCGGGTTCTCCCTAACCATTTCCCCATAATATAAGCCCCGATATCGGCAGCCCAAATACAACCAAAGGCTAAACAGGTGACAGTTAAAGCTGGCGGAAATAATTTCGGTTCGTTCCAAGACTCAGGCCAGTAACCCATAAGGGGTAAATTAATACTGGCGACATTAACGGTAGGGGCAGTATGGGCAAAACCTACCCGTAATCTTACCCAATAACTGGGTAAATATCCGCCATAAAATAACCCTAATACTGAGGTAGAAATATCGGCGATGGTGGCTGGTTTGGGTTGAAATAAGAGGTAAAAACAAATTAACGCCCCCGTTAAGGGGAATAAAGCATCCGTTAGGGGTGAGGCGATCGCCGAACTGATCAGGAGTATTTGAGAGACGACTAGAGTTGTTTTAGCGGCAGGGGCGATCCCTTTGGCCCGAACTAATTGAAAATACTCCAGTTGTCCTAAAAAAACGATCACACAAAGTCCGAGGGTGAAGTACCATCCCCCAATAATTAACATCCCTAAGGCAAAGACAATGGCGACAATGGCCGTGATAATTCGAGTCCAAGGCATAACAGTAGAAAAAGATTAAGGTGAGGAGTCACAAGGCAACAACATTAAGGATTCCTTATGAAAGGTTAACAAATTTCTTGCCCTTTATTCTAGGAATTTCCTGGAATTTATTGTAATTGCCCCTTTTATTAGAGTACAAAAGGTTAAAATTTTTCACCACTGAGAATAAAAATGGGATCGACGGCCGCTAGGGTTTGATAGAGTCCTTTGGTTTCTAGGCGGTTCACCCCCCCTTGAACCACCTCTATATTCCGTGCTTGTAGGGCTGCTAACCCCTCTGAAATAAGATAAAGGTTTTCTAGGTTAGAAGCAGTGGCCACTAGCCGTCCTTCGGGCTTTAATCGTTGCCAAACTTCCGTTAAAATCTCCTTGATGGGTCGTCCTCCTTCGAGGCAAATGCGATCGGGCAAGGGTTCTAGTTGGTTAAGACATTCCGGTGCCTGCCCTGCCAGTATTTTTACGTTTTGTACCCCAAAGCGATCGCAGTTACGACGAATAAGATTAACGACATCTTCATCTCGTTCAACGGCAATGATTTGACTCTTGGGGCATAATAAGCCTACTTCAACGGGAATGGTTCCTGTTCCTGCCCCAATATCCCACACCACCGAGTCTTGTTTCAATCTTAAGGCTGAAATGAGCAGTAAACGGACTTCTCGTTTACTGAGGGGAATTCCTGGAAACCGCTCAAAAAGATCGTCGGGAATACCAGGAGTTTTATAGGGCCAGAGCATAATAATACAACCTTTTGGTAGTTTAATTTTTATTTTAATTCTTTAGGTTTTAAATATCTTTGGCCATAATGTTTCTAAAGCAGTGCCAGCCGTCCGAATTTTAAATTTTTCTGTTAATCTTTGTTGCTGTTTAAGTGAAAAGTAATCTTTCCAGGAACCGACTTTTCCTTTACGAACAAAAGGAGGCATATTTTTAGGCCGTTTACTAGACCAACGTTGCTGATCTTTTTTCATGCTTTTCAATGAACTATTCACAATAATCTTGTTAATAATTTCCTCATTTTCGATACAGTTTAAGTAATCACCTCCTAGAAAATTAGCTATTTTTATAATAATTGGTCTAAGGTCAGCTTTCATATTTTCATAGGTTAAAAATAAAACATTTTCCTCATCTCTATATTCATACCAAGGAAGTAAATGATCAAAATAGTCTCCAAAATCAACTTCTCCCCGTATAAAGCATTCAAAAAAATCATCAAAGGTTCCATCGGCAAAATTATAATGTTGAATAAAACCCCTAGTATGATGATAAAATGAAACCACACAATCAAAAGGATTTCTCGCAACATAAATATACTTAGCTGCTGGATGATAAGGGGTTAACTGACGGGGAAAATGGGTTTTAATAACCCTTGGTTGACGTAACTTTTCTATGGTTTCTTTTCCTATTTCTTCTAAATGGGGGATATAATCTTCTAGTTTTTCTGATGGAGATAAAGGTTCTCCTTGATGTTGCATCAACCAAAGAATATATTGTGTCCAAGTTGTACCACATTTAGGATAGGTTACGAGAAAAACATCTGAAGGTTGCGCTTGATATCGTAGTGCAGATATAAACCCTTCAATGGGAAATCCTATCGGCATCAAAAATCCATCATGATCGTAATAACTCGGTTTTTTTCTATTCATTGATCTCAATTTTACTTACTTTCCTAAGAGGGTATCAACTGAAAAATTAATTTGAGGAGAAGATAAAGGGGAAATAAATCCAGTTTGATAATCTTGCTTGATTTGATAATCGTTATCTTTAGGGTTTTGGAAGACTTTTAGGGTTTTTAAAGTGAGAGCAATGACCCAGTATTCTTGAATATGAGCATTAGCATAAATTGTTTTTTTTATTCCTAAATCTTTGCTTAAGGTACTATCAGCAATTTCAATTAACCAATAAATATCTTCAGGGTAAGGATGGTGATCAAAATATAATGAGGAAGGAGCGCAAACGACAGCAATATCTGGCTCAGGTTCTGAGTCGATTAAAGTAATAGGATGAGCTTCGCTGATGATAGCTTGTTTCCCTAAAAGAGAGCGTAAATACTCGGCGATCCTAAGATTAATATAGTGATGTAATGGACCTTCTGGACTCATTTGTAGTATTTCTCCTGCAATTAACTCAACGGGTCGATTATCGAGAATTCCAGCTTCAATCATTTTGTGATAATCTTCTACTGACCATTTAGCAAGACTGTACATAACTGTTATTAATTCCTATCAAATAGTAGTCAATTTAATCTTTATTTCGATCATCTTAGCATATCTCTCTAAAGTAAGAAAAAAAGCGTGAAATTAAGCTAAAAAACTAAACTGTACCCATAGTTTGCTAAACTATTAACAAAGAGCATTAAAAGAGTAAGTATGATTATGGCAAATCAAGAACATTTAGCCCTTTTAGAAAAAGAAAAAAACTGGATAAGCTGGCGTAAAAATAACCCTCAAATCAGTCCAGATTTGCAAGAGATTGATTTAACAGGAAAAAATCTTAAACAAGCTCATTTATGTGAAGTTAACCTGAGTCAAGCTAATTTAGAAAACGTAAATTTGAGCCAAGCAAACTTAGAAAAAGCCGATTTAACCCAAGCCAATTTGAGAGCAGCTAATCTCAGTTATGCCTACCTAGAACGAGCCAACCTAATTGGGGCAAATTTACGACAAGCTAACTTAATCCAAGCTCATTTATCTGAGGCTAATTTAATCGGAACGTCCCTAAGAAATAGTCAGATTCAAGCAGCAAATTTTAGTCGCAGCCAACTCAATCGTACCAATTTAAGCGAAGCTTATGGACGAAATACTAACTTTTGTGAAGCGGATCTTTCCCAAGCAAGCTTATACGAAGTTGAACTACAGGGAGCTTATTTTTACCGAGCTAATTTATTTCAAGCTCAAATGATTCAAGGGCATTTATATCATAGTTATTTATATGACGCTAACCTACAAGAAATTAAAGGCGATCGCCTCGATTTAAGATGGAGTAATTTAAGTAAAGCAAATCTACAAGGAGCCAGTTTACAAGGAGCAAACTTAAGTTATGCTAATCTGAGCTATGGGAACCTAGAAGGAGCCAACTTACAAGGGGCAAACTTGAGAGGAGCCAATTTAATCGGAACGAATCTAGAACAGACTAACTTAAGTGAGGCCAACTTAACAGACACCATCACTGCTTAATAATTTGTTAAATATGAGGGAAAAAAATCGCAGTATTCTAATATTTATAGACAGCTAATCACGGTTAATAATTGAGTTTCAATTCATGCTGGAAAAAATCTTATACGCTGACTCAGGAACTGGAACCACCCAAGAAATGCTTAAAGTTTTGATGGATCTTCCGGCCATTAAAAAAGCATCCCTAAATATCCTCCATGTCGTTCCTCCCCAAATTACCACCGATGAGATCGCAACTAAATGGGAAGAAGGGGGTAAATTAATTGCAGGTATCCTTGATAACCTTAAACTTGATCCCACCCATGTCTCTACCATGCTACGTCAAGGCGATCCTAAAGACACGGTGTGTCAGGTAGCCGATGAGATCAACGCAGATTTAATCATTATGGGATCACGGGGACTTAAACGCCTCGAAGCCATTTTAGAAAAATCGGTCAGTCAATACGTCTTTCAACTGACTAACCACCCTATGTTGTTAGTTAAGGATGATGTTTACGTCAAAAAGATTAAACGGGTCATGGTTGCCCTCGATAAGTCTCCTGCAGCCCAATATGCCCTAGACTTAGCCTTGTATTTATTACGAGACTATTCAGAAGCCGAATTAGTTCTAGCACGGGTGAACCCTGACATTAAACCAGAACTGCTACCCCTATCCAAAGCAGAGATGGAGAATAACCCCATTGTGGCAGAAGCAGCCACTAAAGTGAAGCGCATGGGAGTTCCCTATCGTTGTGCCGTAACCGGGGGTCGTCCTGGGGAACAACTATGTCAGTTAGCAGAGGACTACAATATCGACTTATTGTTATTGGGATCACCCGATCGCCGTCCCTCTGTGGCCAAAGCGTTACCGGATCTTGATCGACTGTTAGGAACCTCCTTATCGGATTATGTCAGGGTTAATGCCAATTGTCCCATTCTCTTGGCCCGCAAAGAAGGAATCTAAAGGGAAAGAAACTTAAATCTTTGTAACAAGATGTTTCACAAACGGTCAATGATGATGCAAAGTAATGGTTAAATCTGTCATATTCTAGGAGATTACTGTCCATGTTATCTGATACCCAAGTGTTAGTTGCGTTAGTTATTGCCTTAGTTCCTGGGATTCTTGCTTTTCGCTTAGCCACGGAACTTTATAAGTAACTGTTTCGTTTAATAAAACAGATACCGATTCATCCCGACAGAAACAATGATTTAATGTTTTTGTTTGGGGTGAATGGTCTATTGTAGATGAGTTATCTGTTGAACCTATGTCCATGTCTAGACAACGTCGTTCTTCTCGTCGTCAAACCATTACCACGACTCACCCAGAACATCAATGGGTAGCCACAGAAATTACCATTAAATTAGTCATCAACGGCATTTTATCAGCCGTTGCACTGTTTAGCTTGTTTAAGTTAATTCCCTATCAATGGTCACAACAAGCACAGTTAAAAGAAATTAGAGTCGAAATCGAAGAAACAGAAAAACGAGTGTCTCAGTTAAGAAATGATTTTCGTCATAATTTTGATCCCTACAAAATTGATAAAGTGATGGAAGAACAAAGTCCCCGTTTACAACCCACACAAAGGCGTATTTTTTGGTTGAATTAGTTAGGTTTGGGAATAGGGAATATATAATTAGAAAACTATAGGATCATTGTAATTTTTAAAAGTTTTTGCAATGCAATCGGATATCAACAACATCATAGTTGTTTCTTTCATACACATTCAGGCACTAAACCCTAGAACAATTTCTCTTGACAAAGGGTTAAATGAAACTGTAGGTTAATTTTTTGTTTTCTTGATACTGGCCCTGGTCTATCTTCTTCGGGTAATTCACAGACTTCTAGTGATTTTGTGGGACAACCTCTGTTGCTACAAGCGAATGAAATCTATGCCGTTACCGGCAACTTTCCAGGTGAAGCCAGTGCTTTAGCTTTTACGACTTGGACATTAGATGCACCAGCGACAGAACCTGTTTCTGTACCAGAACCTTCAATTATTATTGGATTGGGGATGTTAACAACATTTGGTATCAGTACAGGCTTCAAACGTAAATTAAGTAAAGCTAAGAAGAAATAAAATTGAATTTCAAATTTGTATTTAATTTTCTCCTCGTTTATATGGGAGATTTTTTTTTGTTGACTATAAAGTGAGATTTAAAAACCTTCTTTTTTTTGTATATTTCTCACCTGTTCAATGTCTAACTCTAAAGCTTCGGCCACCTGTTCAACTGTTAAACCCAATGCTAACAAACGGGGAACAGTTTCTAATGCTTTGTCAAGTCTTCCCTCCTCACGACCTTCCTGGCGACCTTCTACTTGACGGTTAGGATAAATAATTACCCCACGCCAATCATTAGTTAAATTAGTTTTACTCAGATATAAGAAGATTTCTGCAAAAAAGCGACCATAAAAGTTATCGTCTTTTTGAAACTGTACTTTACAGAAATAAATCGGTGTATTAAGATTATTATTTTTTGGTAAGAATACTCCATCAATGCGAAAGGATAATTGTTTAATCTCTACCGAGTCAAAACAATAGCTGTTTGCTTCGGTTGCAGGAAATTGAATCAACTCAAAGAAAATAGAGGGAAAAGATTGAAAGAGACGGTAAAAAATAGTATCTGTTTTCATCCTTACTTAATCACTAAGATGACTTCTGCAAAAAGTCTTTTTTTCTCACGAAGATAAACCCTCACTGTTCATTCTCCTGAAGAAAATTAATCGTTTTCTCAATAGTTAATTGACGACTTTTTAAAATAGATTGAAATAATTCCGTTGATAACGCTTGTTCAACAGGATGTACCCCTGGTTGAACCAGTTCCCCCTTAAGCAGCAACTCGACAATACTACCCGTTCCCATACCAGCAGCAACCGAGGCACTTTCATGGCTAAAGGTACTGATATAATGGGCTGCACCCTCAGATCCATAACCCTTAACATCGCAACGCATGGCAACTCCTGTTCCCGTAAAGCGATCGCTCACATCCGTCATCACATGACTCACCTGTGCCAAAAATTCCACCGTTTTCGGACT from Crocosphaera subtropica ATCC 51142 includes these protein-coding regions:
- a CDS encoding phosphatidate cytidylyltransferase; protein product: MPWTRIITAIVAIVFALGMLIIGGWYFTLGLCVIVFLGQLEYFQLVRAKGIAPAAKTTLVVSQILLISSAIASPLTDALFPLTGALICFYLLFQPKPATIADISTSVLGLFYGGYLPSYWVRLRVGFAHTAPTVNVASINLPLMGYWPESWNEPKLFPPALTVTCLAFGCIWAADIGAYIMGKWLGRTRLSDISPKKTVEGAFFGLLGSILIGEIGAWYLEWPYWYVTGMILGVLIGIVSLLGDLTESMMKRDAGVKDSGQLIPGHGGILDRTDSYVFTAPLVYYFVTLLLPLLQ
- the cbiT gene encoding precorrin-6Y C5,15-methyltransferase subunit CbiT — protein: MLWPYKTPGIPDDLFERFPGIPLSKREVRLLLISALRLKQDSVVWDIGAGTGTIPVEVGLLCPKSQIIAVERDEDVVNLIRRNCDRFGVQNVKILAGQAPECLNQLEPLPDRICLEGGRPIKEILTEVWQRLKPEGRLVATASNLENLYLISEGLAALQARNIEVVQGGVNRLETKGLYQTLAAVDPIFILSGEKF
- a CDS encoding sulfotransferase domain-containing protein — translated: MNRKKPSYYDHDGFLMPIGFPIEGFISALRYQAQPSDVFLVTYPKCGTTWTQYILWLMQHQGEPLSPSEKLEDYIPHLEEIGKETIEKLRQPRVIKTHFPRQLTPYHPAAKYIYVARNPFDCVVSFYHHTRGFIQHYNFADGTFDDFFECFIRGEVDFGDYFDHLLPWYEYRDEENVLFLTYENMKADLRPIIIKIANFLGGDYLNCIENEEIINKIIVNSSLKSMKKDQQRWSSKRPKNMPPFVRKGKVGSWKDYFSLKQQQRLTEKFKIRTAGTALETLWPKIFKT
- a CDS encoding Uma2 family endonuclease yields the protein MYSLAKWSVEDYHKMIEAGILDNRPVELIAGEILQMSPEGPLHHYINLRIAEYLRSLLGKQAIISEAHPITLIDSEPEPDIAVVCAPSSLYFDHHPYPEDIYWLIEIADSTLSKDLGIKKTIYANAHIQEYWVIALTLKTLKVFQNPKDNDYQIKQDYQTGFISPLSSPQINFSVDTLLGK
- a CDS encoding pentapeptide repeat-containing protein — protein: MANQEHLALLEKEKNWISWRKNNPQISPDLQEIDLTGKNLKQAHLCEVNLSQANLENVNLSQANLEKADLTQANLRAANLSYAYLERANLIGANLRQANLIQAHLSEANLIGTSLRNSQIQAANFSRSQLNRTNLSEAYGRNTNFCEADLSQASLYEVELQGAYFYRANLFQAQMIQGHLYHSYLYDANLQEIKGDRLDLRWSNLSKANLQGASLQGANLSYANLSYGNLEGANLQGANLRGANLIGTNLEQTNLSEANLTDTITA
- a CDS encoding universal stress protein; its protein translation is MLEKILYADSGTGTTQEMLKVLMDLPAIKKASLNILHVVPPQITTDEIATKWEEGGKLIAGILDNLKLDPTHVSTMLRQGDPKDTVCQVADEINADLIIMGSRGLKRLEAILEKSVSQYVFQLTNHPMLLVKDDVYVKKIKRVMVALDKSPAAQYALDLALYLLRDYSEAELVLARVNPDIKPELLPLSKAEMENNPIVAEAATKVKRMGVPYRCAVTGGRPGEQLCQLAEDYNIDLLLLGSPDRRPSVAKALPDLDRLLGTSLSDYVRVNANCPILLARKEGI
- the psaM gene encoding photosystem I reaction center subunit XII, with protein sequence MLSDTQVLVALVIALVPGILAFRLATELYK